From a region of the Labrus mixtus chromosome 5, fLabMix1.1, whole genome shotgun sequence genome:
- the mvk gene encoding mevalonate kinase isoform X2: MQVTDLYVSAPGKAILHGEHAVVHGKVALAVSLNLRTYLRLKATTTDKVCINLPNIDTFLCWDLSELSQLIPYSFDKREEVKLLDAELVGRLRDFLGVTNGNLDTCNMATLSFLYIYISLFRSSALPSLTLTVWSELPTGAGLGSSAAYSVCLAAALLCASGAIPSPLKECDHTARWCQEDLELINSWAFQGEKIIHGNPSGVDNAVGTWGGMLRFLAGKIIPLSRVPLLRILLTNTKVPRSTKLPSIMTPVLDSVDAVSCTCEKVLSEMTCEPIRGEHYNTLEELIDINQHHLNVMGVGHPALDTLCRVTLTRGLHSKLTGAGGGGCGITLLRPETDASVIQTTVQDLKDCGFDCWETSIGGPGVQQHSPLSVKEEVLEVLNHY; the protein is encoded by the exons ATGCAAGTCACAGACCTCTACGTGTCTGCTCCAGGGAAGGCGATCCTGCACGGAGAGCATGCAGTTGTTCACGGAAAG GTGGCTCTTGCTGTCAGTTTGAACCTGAGAACATATTTAAGGTTAAAGGCTACGACCACGGACAAAGTGTGCATTAACCTTCCAAATATCGACACATTCCTCTGCTGGGACCTGTCCGAACTGTCACAGCTCATTCCTTATTCTTTTG ATAAGAGGGAGGAGGTGAAACTTCTGGATGCTGAACTTGTGGGCAGACTGCGGGATTTTCTTGGTGTAACAAATGGAAACTTGGATACTTGCAACATGGCCACGTTATCTTTCCTCTACATCTACATCTCATTATTTCGATCAAG CGCGTTGCCCAGCCTGACGCTGACGGTGTGGTCAGAGCTGCCCACTGGAGCAGGACTCGGCTCGAGTGCTGCATACTCGGTGTGTttagctgcagctctgctctgtgCCAGTGGAgccatcccctcccctctcaaAGAGTGCGATCACACCGCCAG GTGGTGTCAGGAGGACCTGGAGCTGATCAACAGCTGGGCTTTCCAAGGGGAGAAGATCATCCACGGAAACCCATCAGGAGTGGACAACGCTGTAGGAACATGGG GTGGCATGCTGAGATTCTTGGCTGGGAAGATTATACCACTGAGCAG GGTGCCGTTATTAAGAATCCTCCTCACTAACACCAAAGTACCCCGCAGCACCAAG CTTCCCTCTATCATGACCCCGGTGCTGGACTCTGTTGATGCTGTTTCCTGCACGTGTGAGAAAGTCCTCTCAGAGATGACCtgtgagccaatcagaggagagcacTACAATACTCTAGAG GAGCTCATTGACATCAACCAGCACCACCTGAATGTGATGGGGGTGGGACACCCTGCTCTGGACACCCTGTGCCGGGTCACATTGACCAGAGGACTCCACAGTAAACTAAcaggtgcaggaggaggaggctgtggCATCACCCTACTGAGACCAG AAACAGACGCCTCTGTTATCCAGACTACAGTGCAGGACTTGAAAGACTGCGGCTTTGACTGCTGGGAGACAAGTATTGGCGGGCCGGGGGtccagcagcactctcctctctctgttaaGGAGGAAGTTCTGGAGGTTTTAAATCAttactga
- the mvk gene encoding mevalonate kinase isoform X1 produces the protein MQVTDLYVSAPGKAILHGEHAVVHGKVALAVSLNLRTYLRLKATTTDKVCINLPNIDTFLCWDLSELSQLIPYSFDKREEVKLLDAELVGRLRDFLGVTNGNLDTCNMATLSFLYIYISLFRSSALPSLTLTVWSELPTGAGLGSSAAYSVCLAAALLCASGAIPSPLKECDHTARWCQEDLELINSWAFQGEKIIHGNPSGVDNAVGTWGGMLRFLAGKIIPLSRVPLLRILLTNTKVPRSTKVLVARVKDKINKLPSIMTPVLDSVDAVSCTCEKVLSEMTCEPIRGEHYNTLEELIDINQHHLNVMGVGHPALDTLCRVTLTRGLHSKLTGAGGGGCGITLLRPETDASVIQTTVQDLKDCGFDCWETSIGGPGVQQHSPLSVKEEVLEVLNHY, from the exons ATGCAAGTCACAGACCTCTACGTGTCTGCTCCAGGGAAGGCGATCCTGCACGGAGAGCATGCAGTTGTTCACGGAAAG GTGGCTCTTGCTGTCAGTTTGAACCTGAGAACATATTTAAGGTTAAAGGCTACGACCACGGACAAAGTGTGCATTAACCTTCCAAATATCGACACATTCCTCTGCTGGGACCTGTCCGAACTGTCACAGCTCATTCCTTATTCTTTTG ATAAGAGGGAGGAGGTGAAACTTCTGGATGCTGAACTTGTGGGCAGACTGCGGGATTTTCTTGGTGTAACAAATGGAAACTTGGATACTTGCAACATGGCCACGTTATCTTTCCTCTACATCTACATCTCATTATTTCGATCAAG CGCGTTGCCCAGCCTGACGCTGACGGTGTGGTCAGAGCTGCCCACTGGAGCAGGACTCGGCTCGAGTGCTGCATACTCGGTGTGTttagctgcagctctgctctgtgCCAGTGGAgccatcccctcccctctcaaAGAGTGCGATCACACCGCCAG GTGGTGTCAGGAGGACCTGGAGCTGATCAACAGCTGGGCTTTCCAAGGGGAGAAGATCATCCACGGAAACCCATCAGGAGTGGACAACGCTGTAGGAACATGGG GTGGCATGCTGAGATTCTTGGCTGGGAAGATTATACCACTGAGCAG GGTGCCGTTATTAAGAATCCTCCTCACTAACACCAAAGTACCCCGCAGCACCAAGGTACTTGTTGCCCGGGTGAAGGACAAGATTAACAAG CTTCCCTCTATCATGACCCCGGTGCTGGACTCTGTTGATGCTGTTTCCTGCACGTGTGAGAAAGTCCTCTCAGAGATGACCtgtgagccaatcagaggagagcacTACAATACTCTAGAG GAGCTCATTGACATCAACCAGCACCACCTGAATGTGATGGGGGTGGGACACCCTGCTCTGGACACCCTGTGCCGGGTCACATTGACCAGAGGACTCCACAGTAAACTAAcaggtgcaggaggaggaggctgtggCATCACCCTACTGAGACCAG AAACAGACGCCTCTGTTATCCAGACTACAGTGCAGGACTTGAAAGACTGCGGCTTTGACTGCTGGGAGACAAGTATTGGCGGGCCGGGGGtccagcagcactctcctctctctgttaaGGAGGAAGTTCTGGAGGTTTTAAATCAttactga